In Nitrospira sp., one genomic interval encodes:
- a CDS encoding DUF3386 domain-containing protein — MQTSAPTETRTDTADDPQARKTLQEAFENTARWQPDFKGFSADLTVNTNGQVLKGTVVLKSPREVTVQLPDEAVQKWAQEQIGMIAVHRGPRKFEESDGKYRLTFGAEDGHPFGRRLNIAGDGNQSFYRIKDGRITQINRRMERVAFTINVEESATTQDGKHLTTKYTVYYYSPQDAKLRTVESFTDTHARVGSSDLPGTRRIISYEDGEVLVRTLTFQNHKLLA, encoded by the coding sequence ATGCAGACTTCAGCACCGACGGAAACCAGGACCGATACAGCCGATGACCCCCAAGCCCGGAAAACGTTGCAAGAGGCCTTTGAGAACACCGCTCGCTGGCAGCCTGACTTCAAAGGGTTTTCCGCGGACTTGACCGTCAATACCAATGGCCAAGTGCTCAAGGGCACCGTGGTGCTGAAAAGCCCTCGTGAGGTGACCGTTCAGTTGCCCGACGAAGCAGTTCAGAAGTGGGCGCAGGAGCAGATTGGGATGATCGCCGTGCACCGGGGCCCGCGCAAGTTCGAGGAATCGGACGGCAAGTATCGCCTCACCTTCGGCGCGGAGGATGGACACCCCTTCGGTCGCCGTTTGAATATCGCGGGAGACGGCAACCAGTCGTTCTACCGGATCAAGGACGGACGCATCACCCAGATTAACCGCAGGATGGAGCGCGTCGCCTTCACGATCAATGTCGAGGAAAGCGCCACCACGCAGGACGGCAAGCATCTCACCACGAAATACACCGTCTACTATTACTCGCCGCAGGATGCGAAACTCCGCACGGTCGAGAGCTTCACGGACACACATGCCAGGGTCGGGTCCTCCGACCTGCCAGGCACCAGACGCATCATCTCCTATGAGGACGGCGAAGTCCTGGTGAGGACCCTCACGTTCCAAAACCACAAGCTCTTGGCCTGA